Proteins encoded together in one Amblyomma americanum isolate KBUSLIRL-KWMA chromosome 1, ASM5285725v1, whole genome shotgun sequence window:
- the LOC144114129 gene encoding protein argonaute-4-like — protein sequence MDEPETLSKRLRLKTLSRARNKRYIKPTSNGHFRLAAVPSVSGGNQATASPPGPSRVSFEQALQQGVAASPQPRAVSGSQTPAAERSAQPSGYRPSYRAAAASGAANVAASSPWPASAAAAVSGYQPAAAAPPPSPPRTPPVVVTEQTPEAGDQTTPGDDVKIRELERTLPSHFPRRPAHSKLGRTIQLLANHFSIEIPTGIVYHYDVDISSETAQETKVPEQKKYRCLCTKINRIVIELLVKKYRQDLANCIPAFDGRKNLYTRRQVNFRERTFTVDLEEDQRSQKFIIKIQYAATVNLEALHGVFEKRVQTVPQEVLQAIDVVLRHSPSFNLAPVGRSFFRPPGPNEHNDLGGGREVWFGYYTSVRPAQWKPMLNVDMSATAFYESLPLVDFMCRFLSDSRRVLTPADFRSLRDNQYVRLNRELRVKVTHLPHPRKYKVVKITREPAKDIYFESEGSQISVADNFQSRYRRLSYPNFPCVRSGSPTHPVYIPLEVCQLAEGQHCRKKLDESQTAEMIKRTGKPPAKRFHEIRQSVCDMVSSSDKYLREFGVKINTEPTQVVGRVLDPPSLVFENNTMCKPRDGTWDLRGQRFYMAMSMTQWIVLNVSRFAHKDCLENFKMLIRIGQELGMHIAQPLAVITFDTNRKAMRTVLTEQRKQHPQLEMVVAVITKATNYAEIKQVAENELSLRTQCILDNVVQKCNAALIQNLCQKINAKMGGINNSLLMQEKPKLLHRPVIVIGADVSHPSPGDKVRPSIAACVGSLGSVPSKFHATIRVQIEDSEAKARVEIIKDLKDMMKELLLVFCRTTGHKPERIVFYRDGVSEGQFLEVRNHEVSNCAYYNTAPTKRSSC from the exons atggacgagcctgagacGCTTAGCAAACGTCTCAGGCTCAAGACGCTTAGCAGGGCAAGGAacaagag ATATATCAAGCCGACGTCAAatgggcattttcggctcgcagcggtGCCTTCCGTCAGCGGTGGCAACCAAGCCACCGCTTCGCCCCCCGGTCCGTCGCGGGTTTCGTTCGAGCAAGCACTGCAGCAGGGCGTTGCGgccagcccgcagccgcgcgccgtcagcggcAGCCAGACCCCCGCCGCCGAGCGCAGCGCTCAGCCCAGCGGCTACCGACCCAGCTACAGGGCCGCCGCCGCCTCTGGTGCCGCCAACGTAGCTGCCAGCAGCCCCTGGCCTGCATCCGCGGCAGCCGCCGTGAGTGGCTatcagccggcagcagctgccccaCCACCGTCGCCGCCACGCACGCCGCCCGTTGTGGTGACTGAGCAAACACCCGAAGCTGGCGACCAGACCACGCCCGGCGACGATGTCAAGATCAGG gagctcgagcgaaccctgcCCTCTCACTTCCCGCGGCGGCCTGCCCACAGCaagctgggccggaccatacaacttctggccaaccacttcagcattgaGATACCGACTGGCAtcgtctaccactacgacgtcgacatctcctcGGAGACTGCccaggagaccaaggttcctgagcagaaaaagtaccgatgTCTCTGCACGAAGATCAACAGGATtgtcatcgagctcctagtaaagaagtaccggcaagacctggccaactgcatcccggcttttgatggccgcaagaacctgtacacgcgccgccagGTCAACTTTCGCGAGCGGACATTCACTGTCGACCTCGAGGAAGACCAAAGATCCCAGAAGTTTATAatcaagatccagtacgcggccacaGTGAACCTGGAggccctgcatggcgtcttcgaaaagcgcgtacaaactgtgccccaggaagtcctccaggccatagacgtcgtcttgaggcacagcccctcgttcaaccttgcaccggttggacgctcgttcttcagaccgccgggacccaacgagcacaatgacctcggaggaggccgggaggtgtggtttggctactacacgagtgttcgacccgcccaatggaagcccatgcttaacgtcgacatgtcagcaacagcattctacgagtcccttccactggtcgacttcatgtgcaggttcttaagcgacagccgtcgtgtgttgacgcccgcggacttccggtcattgcgggacaaccagtacgtgcgcctgaatagggagctccgtgtcaaagtgacgcaccttccgcacccgcgcaagtacaaagtggtcaagatcacgagggaacctgcgaaggacatctattttgaatcagaaggtagtcagatctccgtcgccgacaacttccagagccgctacaggcgcttgtcgtacccgaacttcccttgcgtgcgGAGTGGCAGtccgacgcatccggtctacattcccCTGGAGGTGTGCcagctggccgaaggccagcactgtcggaagaagctcgacgagagtcagaccgccgagatgatcaagcgcacgggcaagccgccagccaagcgcttccacgagattcgtcagtctgtgtgcgacatggtcagcagctcggacaagtacctacgagagttcggcgtcaagatcaacactgaacccactcaggttgtgggcagagtgctcgacccgccatctctcgtttttgagaacaacaccatgtgcaagccgcgcgacggtacgtgggatctccgagggcagcgcttctacatggcgatgtccatgacacagtggattgttctcaacgtgagccgcttcgCGCACAAGGACTGCCTGGAAAACTTcaagatgctgatccgcatcggccaagaactgggcatgcacattgcgcagccgcttgcggtcatcacATTCGACACAAATCGCAAGGccatgcggaccgttctcacggagcagcgcaagcagcacccgcagttggagatggttgtggctgtGATCACAAAAGCCACtaactacgctgagatcaagcaggtggcagagaaTGAGCTGtccctgcgcacacaatgcatcttggacaacgtggtccaaaagtgcaacgcagcgctcatccaaaacctgtgccagaagatcaacgccaagatgggcggtatcaacaatagtctcctgatgcaggagaagccgaagctattgcataggcccgtgatcgtcatcggagcagacgtgtcgcacccatcgcctggagacaaggtcaggccatccatcgccgcgtgcgtcggaagcctaggctctgtaccgtccaagtttcacgccaccattcgggtacagattgaagactccgaggctaaggcgcgtgtggaaatCATCAAAGACCTCAAAGACATGATGAAAGAATTGCTGCTGGTTTTCTGCCGCACCACCGGGCACAAGCCCGagcggatcgtcttctacagggacggagtgagcgaggggcagttcttggaagtccgtaaccatgaggtaagcaactgcgcctactacaatactgcgcccactaaacgctcatcttgttaa